The Macadamia integrifolia cultivar HAES 741 unplaced genomic scaffold, SCU_Mint_v3 scaffold3246, whole genome shotgun sequence genome segment CTTCATGGCCTTCCGCTTGGCCTTGTCGTCATATATTTCTACCTTCAACACAACTTTCTGTAAAAAATAGTAGCAGAGATCAGAAGATCCAATCAGATTAATATTCAAACGTGATATTCAAATCTTACATGAAGTGGGTATCCCATGAGATTCTCATCAAAAGCTTTAAAAGTATAAAACAGTacgaattaattaaaatgaaatatcTGAACTGAATTTGAGCTAAAGAGAGTAAACTGATCACCTTCATTTCTCTCTGATTCTCAAATATCTGAACTACTAAGGAAGCAGAGCTCTCTAATAAAGCTGGAACAGAGATGATGAAACACAAGGAAGAAGACAGAGAGAGACCAAGAATGGAACTGTGCGGACTCTCAGAACAAAAAAGATAGTTTCTATGCTGGATTTATAATACAGCACTAAAGAGGAAAAATCAACAGGCAGAGATGACGACAGAGAAAATTGAGTTGGAAACCTGTCTAGAAGTCTTTCCTTCTCAATCTCATATGTTGACGTACGCCTTGGCCGTCCAAGGAACCCCAGCCACCATTTGTTCTACACACCAACCGTCCATTTCGAAGGCTTGACTCAGAGAGTTAAATCAATGTGGTCACACATCTTGGCTCGTTTCTTACATCAGATCGGCCGTGTTCCCCCGTGttattttttggcaaaaataTCAGGTCGATCTAAATAGCATGATCTTTTCACATCCACATGTATCTAAGCGTAAACAACCCCAGGATTGTTTATCCCTTTATTTTTACATCAAGAGACATAGCTTATCCTTCAACTGGAATTAGTCTGGTACACATTTCTTTAGGCCTTAAGAATCAGCATGAAGAAAAAGGGACAGAATACAAGAATTGGCCTCAAATTTAATTTCGGATTCTAGATTTGATTCTGGAATTCATTCTTAGcattcaaatcattctataaCGTTTCAAACACGATTCTGATTCTTATATATGAATAAAACGTGATTCTGAAAAAAGCCAAACATGGCCTAACTCCAAGGAATATTCAAACATCATGATGTTGTAAGAACCTCTAAACTtctaaattaacaaaaatattaaACACGTTTCAATGGTGTCATAGATTAATCATATGCTAAATTTTATAGATAAGAGAGTGTTAGAAGCTAAATGGTCCAATCAAGCGTGATAAGGAATATCCATATTGGTTTGAAGAGGGGTAATTTCGGCTTCATCAAGAAAGATGGGGTGTAATGATAATCCGACAAACCAATCCCATGGTCACACTCACTAGCGGATaaaaatacacacttttgattTTCTGTAGATTGGGCTTTAGCTATGTATGATGGAGAATAAGATATGTAGTTAAAAAACACAGAGAGAATAATATATGTAGGCCAAGATTGGAATgcaaagacaagaaaaaaaaaatttgttgataGATAGAGGCTCGTAAACacattatttcttttattattgggATTTTCATTTCAATTAACTCCCGTGTCAATAGATATATAATCTTACTCTTTTTTCACCTTATCAACACCCTTTATTATAAAGAAAGTTGTAGTTATTGTATAGTCGATGGTGGTGATAGAGAGATATCCATGTCAGTGAATCCAATGCATAGCGCATTGGTTGCAGCTCCTGCTTGTAGAGCAAGCTTCAAGAGTGTGGAAGGTCTAAGGATCGACTCCTGTCATCCCACCCTTCCCCTCTAGTGTGcgtgagtaaagtccccttggATAGTTCCTTagaatgtaataaaaaaaaaaaaagagagatatccATGTCATATGATATCATGCAGTATATAtctattgaagaaaaaaattctctaaGCACCTAAGCAGTTaggatcatggttttaaaaattgttGTCAGTATTCGCATCGGTCCCAatcaaccatggtttcaagtcaGTTATCCGGATCGTTTCAgaggtaaaatagaaaaaaaaatagtactttttataaaaatcaggggtaaaatagaccgaTACTTACCAATCCCATCTGATctggattggtatcggtctttacggataccgataccatcccctaaatccttgcaATCAACACATATCAATTGTATTATGCTGTGTcgacctttttctttttcacataaAATGTCTTCACTGCCCTTCTCTGTGCAACAATTTTTATCACATCTCATTGATGTACTCCCTTATGCTACTTACAAGGTTTTAGGAATTGATATTTGAATGGTCCATATTGATACCGATTAGGTCTGTGATACAATACGGACAAAGGGTAAATTTGTTAAAATACAGTAGAATATTATTTCACTATGAACAAAACCATCTTATACAACTGATAATGATTGATCAAATACTGATACTAAAAACCATATCACTTAAAACCTTGTCCACTTGCTTAAAGAACCTCCTCCTTATCCCCTATATATGGTCAGTTTGGTAGGTGACCTGATGGAAAAAGCTAACATGTAAAATTAAAATGAGGAATGAAAAACTTCGAGACCTAAAAGGGATGATGACACGGGAAGCTAGCATGTCAATTGTTATCAAGTAATGGCAAATGACTGGCAAATGACATCAGTCCTCTTCAGTAAAATAAAGCCAAACTTTTCTCAATTATGATGTGGGTATTGTGTATGAATCCATATTGGTGCGGCCTAGAAAAGGCAAAATTTCCTTTTAGGATTCCTACACGTTCATATTGGTGTTAGCAAAAAAACGAAAGAGGGGAAGGAAACAAATTCCCTAATTCCACTTGGCTCATTTCCTTGCATTggggaataaaataaaaaagagttcaAACTTTATAGAATTTGGTGGCCCCAACTCCTTTTAAAACCTTCTTTAGTTGGTAGGAATTGctccttctctcattttttttctaataaatctTGACTGGCTgtcgaccaaaaaaaaaaaatagcttcTATTTCCAGGAACACATTCCTTAAACCCTTTAATcagaatatatatttttttcatttatatttgTGGCCAATCATGTAGATTGTAGAGTACTACACCCAATATATAGTTCCAATAAATGTCCCTATGCTATTCTCGATGGTATACTTCCAATAGTTCCAATAAATGTCCGTATCATATACTCGATGGTATAAATGACACTTAACCAATAATGCAACTAATAGTTGTACCTAAACCCATAATGATAGATAGGGTGCCATATAACATGTCAATTCATGGCAACTATGATGCGCATATGGAAAACCCATTACAAACCACAAATACAACTTTAGAGAATCAAAGCGCCCAATCGCCGGCAAAGTATGAAGACACAATGAATATTGACTCCGAGTTAAAGGAGATGCATGAAGACCTTCTCTTTGATAATTAGGGTACAGCAagattttgatttaattaattttgaattttttttttctccttagcGGTTTCTTGTCTATTTTCTCTACTGATGACAATGCCAAAGGTAGGGGTTTAGTCAAGagtgtaggttttttttttttcagatttcaaagaaatttttttttttttaatacaattgatcttttagcaaaaaatccACCTGCAGCCATGGAATAGATTGGATCGGATAAGAAAACAACACACATAGAAGAGGATGGCTACCCCATGTTGGGGGTACGATGTCTTGAATTCCATCTACTGCAAAAATAGGCCGATTCGTCTCCAAccctttaaaaataaataaatgaataaataaaaattaagagaaTCATTCCTACTATGGAAATGATGGATCTCATATTAATATGTAAGTTGAGCTACACTCCCTAATCTTTTAAATTTTTGAGCTACTATTTCAACATGATATCTGAGCAACTAAACTTTAAACAGATCTAATTCTATGTCTATATCGCATACCCTTGATCAAAGAGCTATCAGGAGACAGCTATCAGCCAAGCCATGATTCCCATGACCCCAAACTGTAGGGAGGAGCTTCATGTAAATCCTCCCAATTTAAGAGACAACACAACAAGCGCTGGGGTTCTCTTCTGGAACAGTCCCAGTCTCAACAACATAGTAGGAGGGATAGGGATTATAATAACCAAGCTTGACAATATCGGGGATGggatcttccttcttcttttctggtttcttggtttcttccttcttcttctcaggcTCTTTCGCTGGCCCAACAGAAACAATCTGAGTGCACGGCCAAGACTTTCGCAATTTCCCGACGATACATATAGGATCCATTTCTCCAATCACTGTCATTAGCCTCTTCTCCATATCCATGGCGAGGGAATCAATTCCTAcaagaaaaaccaaaacatGTTACACTCACCCCTCAGAAAAGCTTAAATTTAGGAAAATCTATTCGATACCTGGAATAGTAGAGACCGCCTTCATAGCTTTTCGCTTGGCTTTGGCATCACATAATTCTACCTTCAATACCACTTTCTGTAACAAATAGAAGCAGAGATCAGGAAAAGTGGGTATCCAGAGAAAGGTTTCAGTAAGAATTGATTAAAACTGAATCATTTGAAATGAATTTGAACCAAGAGAGAAAAACTAACCTGCATATCTatataaatttcaaaataaagcacagatgaaaagaagaaacagaCACGATGAATTGAAACACCAAAAGGAAGGAGATAGAAAGAGAGACCAATTAAGCTCAAAGAATGAGAACTGTGTTAGTGTTGCCTCTGCTCTAATTCTCGATTTATAAAATAAGAGCACTCTTAGTATGTGGAGTTCTCTCTCACATCTTGACTTGGCCGTCACTACAAGTCAAGCACGCCACCATTTTCTGTGGAAAATTTTTCTGAGGGTCCTCACATGCACCTCGGCCAGGCCAATCAGTGTTTTCTGTACAGAATTTTCGTGCGGacttctatatatataattctacCTGGATCTTCTATTAACACGTGGCGTACATCTAATGGAGGTCCATCATCATTTTTGGCCTTTTTAAATATACTTCGTGGGACCCAGTGTGATTCCGGCAGTGGCGTCAAACAATTACGTCAGTAAATGCCAGTCGTACTGTTGAGGGGAGTTCAGCCTTTCTGACCAATTTACACGTCTATGCTGAGAGATCAACACGTTAACCGTAGTATAATTTTAGTTAATCCAAATAATTTTTCTGAATCGAATCGGATGGGAGTCGACTTTGATCGATCTCAATTCATGGCGGATACTCTCTGGATTTTTTAATTGAAACGTATTTTTGTCTTATCCTGTTCGATCGGATCAGTATCGCCCTTGTTCCATCTGATTTCCAATACCAAATTCTCAAATCTTGATCTCAGTTTGAAAAATTCATGATGAGTTTGGATTCTCTCTATCAACATGGCGTCCTCCCTAAATGGGTAGTTACCATTGAAGTAGAATCTTCATCCTAATCAACATAGTCATAAACAAGGAAGATTATATTTCATTGGGAAATACTACCCATGTGGGTATATATATCTAGACTTGTTCATGATGCGTGAAATTCGTAAGAAGCCACTGTatcggtgcagtgagcatcaggTGGATGAAAATCCTTTGATGCGTCTGTCCAGATGCTCCTTATAGACAATTTGAGCCCATTCATTACTGGtcctctttattttattttttctaagggatTCAATTATTGTTCCACTGTGTAGCGTATGCTAGCGTCTCTatgttctctccttctccctaaAATAATACTATCTGATTGTATGGCCCCTACACCCAAAATAGAGGGGGGAAATGATGACCTCATTAATGTGAAATACAAAATGTTCACCATTGTTGATGCTCTTGCGTGCTTTAGGGGTCATCCAATCAGATaacattcttcttctccactccttatttatttatttttttctttttggttgctACCCAATTGGACAATGGGACTAGTGGAAGCATTCCCCATACGAGGGTGTTTATGTACaatcatagttattaaattcagTTTCGGGAATTATTCAAATGAATAATTATTAGGATTAAttcgtttcattaattcaacaATTCGGTCAAAATATCGATAAAAAAAACGGAGGTAATAAAATTAGagttcggattcggattcgagaattattcgtttacaaaaataaaaagcggacaaaaaattcaaatgttatttttaatattttgaatacttgtttcatattatctatcaattatcatatgtacataacatacaaatgatataaaaattaaaattttaaattttaaagatagaaatattatatttagctctttttttttttctaaattcattttttattactcaaataattgaatcagaaaaaaagagactgagaggggggactgagcacaaattcagctagacccacgtcacccaccatgcatATTCACCTTAAAGATtagagagagagtaacgactATAAGaattagtcaaaccaaaatggggtgagattttttttttcgttttttttatagaagtgtgagagattacctcagAAAATATAAGCCTTGTCGATTTTtgttggaaaaagaagaaaggtaacattaggataataaatgcataagaatcacactattttctaaaggtttattgatttattcaagataatttttttttcttttttaatgggaTAAAATTCGGGCATAATTCGGATAAAATTCGGTTCAGtcgaattattcgtgaattttaaaaaagtctataaaattcgagaatttttcaaaattttttatttgatacgGATTCGGaccaaattattcataaaattcgataaaattcTATTCGGttgaattattcgcgaataatttggagaatttaataactaagaGTATAACCCCTTTTGTGTTATAAAGGAATTAGTCAGACGAAACCGATGATAGAACGTAAGATTTGATCGAATTGAGCAATGAAGTCCGATTAATCAGAAACTATCTTTTGACAAAAGTTGGAAGTGTTTAATTTAGAACCAAAGAAGTTGTGTAACTGAGTTTAGGCTTGGTTTTGAATATACAATAAACAAGTGTGAAACAATGGAGATGAATAATAAATGTTAAAATTAAGCATATACTTGGCAAGAAAAGCTTAAGTTAACAGTTTCTAAGGTTAGAAAGTATTTTGGCATTTATTGGTAGTTTTGACAATTAGAATAATTAACGAAATcctaaataaatcataaatcataTTAAGTTTTATTATCATATGATCCACCATGTATAAGAATTcctccaaaaaaattatattgaCATTATTGTTTAAACAAATTATTTTAATTACAATATTTTTCATAAGATCTAAGGATATGGAGAGGGAGTCTAAGGTGAGGGATATGGAAATACAATTTCCGTTACATATAGAATAGTgatatcaaataataataaaaaaataatgcatGGGTAACCGACATTATGGACACTACACATCTAGACTGGATCTACAAAAGTTTGAGCCTCGACAAATATTACAAAATATTATCTTACTAGAATGATgtcaatattgatattgataagAATCAACTCTCACtaaattattttaattcaacCAAAAGGAAGAGAGTACAAGCTAGTCATAGCCTATACTCAAAATATTGAATTTCATAGGATTCATCCGGCCCCCTTTCCCAACGACtatctcctttttttcctttttcaaattgTCATTCTTTGTATTATATTGGTATCATTTTTACGTTTAGGTCCTATCGTGTTAAAATATTTGAACTCATCCAAAACGCAATTATTAAACGAAAATCAACTTGTTATAGATAAGGTTAAGTTTCTCCTaacccatggtgaagagattcATAATATAAGAATATGATTGGATTCTAGGTGTATTGTTAAATCCCATCTTCTATTTTATGAGCCCCACTCTGTTGGAGATTCTTTACCATATAAGCATATGAATAATCCCATTgatgttagaatacaagaatcataaatcaATCATAAATGATTAATCATGGGTGTCGTCCCTGAACCAAGAACAAACAAACATATATATTTACCCCATACATGATAATCAATTGGAGTAGAATACATGTTtgtaagtttagaagtcccataagtattgatcacATAACTCTCTCCCATGTGCTTGAAAATTAGTCTTATGAAAATTGTAACAAAGAACTACACAATGAAATCTCAGTAGTTAAAATCTTCTACAGCCTTTGACCCTTGGAATACTCACACATGCAACCTTTAGtttttatatataatagaatccttAAAACCCTtattcattcccacaatagatTGAACTAGGAGTTTTCTAATCAGAGTGGAtatataattgcttgggcccaatggatcaatcggtatcagttaaaccCACATAAAAATACTAACACActccaccccaaaaaaatacCCTTTCTCAGTTCAATAAGACTAGAACGGTTAGATCTTATAATGAAGAGATTCTCCCCTCACCATAAGTGAAAGAAAAACTAATTTCTATTTGTGGGTTGAAATGGAGTTGAAATGGCGAtatgaaacaaaaaagagaaacagaaaaccTATGACACCATAGGATATGAATGCAAAGAGAGGTGGAGGATGGATCCAGCTTATTATGCCAGCATGAGATGaaagaattattattattcttgaGGAAGCCTTTAATGGTTTCCAAGAGACAAGATAGTAGAGTCCAAGCAAGTTTGAACAATATATTTGGATATCCTTAGTAAGTGGCTGACGGAAAGCATCCAATAAGCACCTATCagtcaaaatggaagataacaTAACCAAGCATGGAGGGAGTACAAAGCGAAGACCTAACAGGAGAGAAAGGGCTTCCCAAACAACCGCTTAAGTAGAGAACATGTGGTTGGGGAAATCAAAATAAGCTTCTAAACGTGGGAAAGTCATCTTCTAGTCGATTGATATTTTCTCTCACTTTTCTGTCCCAACGAAGGAAAAACGTAAGCGGTAAAGATAAGATGATGAGATATGTATGATAGAGAAAGTTCTAGAAAGGAGGGGTGAGGATCCCAGCATGGATCCAACCTATAATGCCACCATGAGATGAAAgaaattattaatttatatatatatatatatatatttcttttaattaaatagATGAAAGAATTATTGTGATTCTTAAGGAATCATTCAAGATTTTTCCAAGAGATCGACAAGACACTAGTCCAAGATTTGAGACCCACTTTGTCGTGGAAAAGTCATCTGTCTATTCGATTGTAATTATCTACTACATTTCTATCCAACTAAACGAATATAAAATCTGGATATGATGTAAATATTCATTACTATTTTTAGTATTATTAAGTTtgctttgaaataaaaatccggAAGTTGTTGAAGGTAAAATTGGGGGGTATGGTAAGGAAAGTTGAAGGATCAACAGAAATACTTTATAAATATCGAGTTTTTCTAAGACCAAGGTGAATTATGTTtgtattctaatttattatttataaacaTTTAGTAAAATTATCGGGCTACCCAGTACAATTTATGTAACATCAAATTTATTGtaaacaaaaaggaaacaataTATAGATACAATAGGGCTACCCATTGCCATTTCAATAAAGGGTCAACACACCATCTATATAAATTGGTAACTATGGATCTTTGATGACTTAATATATTAGTCTCACTCCACTCCTTCAAGTAATAGTTTAAACTTTTTAGTTGAAAATATTTCAACATGATATCAAAGCAACGCCGAAG includes the following:
- the LOC122067936 gene encoding heavy metal-associated isoprenylated plant protein 39-like — translated: MQKVVLKVELCDAKAKRKAMKAVSTIPGIDSLAMDMEKRLMTVIGEMDPICIVGKLRKSWPCTQIVSVGPAKEPEKKKEETKKPEKKKEDPIPDIVKLGYYNPYPSYYVVETGTVPEENPSACCVVS